The following is a genomic window from Miscanthus floridulus cultivar M001 chromosome 14, ASM1932011v1, whole genome shotgun sequence.
TTGTAAACTGTATGATCTCTTCATTCTCCATATGGTATTTTACTCATGCCATTTATTCCATTTGTGTTAAAACTAGGTTATTGCCTTACCATGTTGTTGCCGACTATGAGGCTGAAGAAGATGACAGAATCCTTGATAGTGATACAACAGGCCAGATTCCTTCTCGCCTGCAGCAATGGGACCATAACATTCTAGTGAAGATTGCTGAGTTCACGACAACATTTGACAAGCAAGTATTGGCATATAACATAATGACAAAGAAAAGGGCCATTGGTGAGTTCAGGTCAGAGGAGCGGCTCATGCTGGAGCAAGCCTTATTACAGGAGGAAAAGCAGGCTATGCTGGGACTGAGAGCAGAGATAGAGTCGAGAGAGAAAGCTGGTCGCGAGGCTGCTGAAGTGAAGATGCGTATGGCAATGGAGCATGCTCGTGCTGAGGCACAAGCTCACTCTGAGATGATGAATCATGGTCCTATAAGGGCCAGTGCTGTTGCTTCGCAAGGGGATGATGGTCCAAGTCATGACATGGTGCAAGAACATGGTGAAGATGAGTGGGGAAATTCTGAGAGGGATGATGAAGATCCATCTGAGGATTTCCTCAATGATGAGAACGAACCAGAGAATGGGAACTCAGATGGGCAGGAGGACTGGCGCAGATCTGGGGAGCTTGATCTGAACTCTAGGTAAGGCAGTTGGATTTGCACAGGTTGAGTGAACTACATGAAAAATTCTAGGCAGGCTACGGTATGCTGGTATTATATCTATTGTTCTATTGTTGTTTTTGGTGAAGATGATTTAACCGGTCTTTCTGGCTGTAAACATGCCATTCAAACAAATTAGCTTCTCTGCTGTTTGACTATAGCAATATTTACTTCAGCCCTCAATATGTGCCATTTTCAACTAGGAAAAAAGAGAATTCCTGCATTCATTTCGTGTACATCCATGACCTTTCTATCCATGGGCCTTAATGAAAATATATAATTGCATCAAAGTGTTACTCTCACTTAACTAGAGAAAAAATCATTAATCTGAACATAAACTTGACTCGACAATCCGATATCAGTTGGTTTTAGAATCTTGGAAAAATCCTGGCACATAGTAGTATTTGTAAATTTACAAACACTTCATTTTCATTAAACAGAAAAATCACCTCTCTTACTTTCTGACCACTCCATGCATGGCTTGTCTGAAACTGGcttaaaatactgttccggctgaactgttgtgagagaaaaatattgttccggttgaaaaaagaagccaaacaaggcgaatatggggtaagccgaagaGGGTCTATTGATCTAGATCTACAAACATCTCCATTCATGGACAACATTACTCCTAAAAGTGGAAACTGCAATCGTTCACACCCCAGATGGGTCTGCCTCCGACTCTCTTGCCTCCTCTCCCCTATCCACGAACCCACCCGGCTCCCTCAACCGTCCTCAGGAAAAAAAAACGTGACTCGCCCCTCGCCCTTCGCCTCCGAGCGCCCGCGACTGAGCCACCGCTGAATGCCCccgccgccactgccgccgcctgggcgccgccctcctctctctctctgccgcCGCATCCGAGGTGAGAGACTTTACCTAGAGACCCGTCCGTCGTCTTAGTCCTAGCTCCCGTTGCGGGGGATGCCGGTCGAGTCGTACTGACGCAGCGTGGCCGGTTCTGCGATCTGCAGCGAGGTGCGTGGGGTGCGACGGGCAAGCTTGACAGGGCGTTGGACGAGGCCGAGGCCTACGCTTCCAAGGTCAGCATTGTTTTTCCCACTCCCTCGCTGTTTTCTCGCACGCTTCTGCTGAACAAAAACTTGTGTTTTGCAGCTTGTTGATTTGGGAGTTCAAGTACGTATTAGGTGGTTCATTAGTGTTACATCGTACGATTGAGTACACTGGCACTGAGAGTAATTCTTGATCCATCTAGTTTACTAGAAAGAATGTGTGCCACGATTGAGTACACAAGGCAAGGCATACTTTACAGTTCATTGCACACAATATTGGGTCATGATTCtttcaaatcaaaattaagaACTACGTTGAGAACTGTGTTATGCATTTAAGGCAAAATATGTAGCATTTAGTCTCCAACATGCATATTTTTGTGTATTGAGAACTATGTCGAGTATATTTTTGTATATTGAGAACTGTGTTGACTGGACCTAATCAAGAGTGTGGACAAATATTAGGCGGTGTGGACAAATATTGTCAAATGGAGTATTAAGCTGATTCCACAACGGAGTGGGTTCTAACATTGATCTTTCTGGAATCCAATTTTAAGGTCTGGTCCATACTAAAAAATAGATGTTTTTAAGACATACATGTTACTGTTTCTAGAGTATTAAGCTGATTTGGCATCTAGATTAACCAGAGGAGAGGCATGTGAATCCAAAGAATTTCCAGAACCTCTTCTCTAACTGAGGGCTAAGGGCGTATGACATTTTCTAACTGATttttagctacatgttctctattCGCAAATTTGCTTAGTAATGTGCGGTTGCAGTGAGTAGGCAATGTAATTCCAGATCCCCACAACACAAAAATAGGATAGCGATTTCAGTCAGTGGGCATCTCTTTGTACCATTGATTTTAATTCTTGGCTTCTTTCACATATTCAACTATGGTTTTCGTATAGCCAATTTCTTGCAAAAGAAATTGAGAACTAATAGTTCTATCATATAGCAAAGGCCTGTTATTTTGTGACATGGCATATGCTATCAGTATTCCAAAGAAGAAAGACCTCGTCGAATCAGATATAGAACTTGTCGGGGTTATGTAAACGGGATACCCAAAGGTCGGTTATGAGAGTTGCAAAGCATGGCCCAGCTAGCCACGTCCTAGCTAACCGCGACCCGCCTCGAGCTCCCGCCCTCGAGCCACACGAGGCCCGCCTCGACCTCTTCCACCTCTTGACCACACACCACGCGGTGCCCTCGACCGCCTCTAGCCTTAGCCACTAAGGAAAGGACGAGAGGTGGGAAGACGCATCCAATACGCCTGCCCGGACGAGACGTGCATAGGTACACTCCACTGAGTACAAGAGGACGACAGCCCCTCTGACCGTCCGGCCCTGGGGCAGAGCGTCACCTCGGTCAACACCCCGCTGACAGACAAGACGACACCAAGACTCGACAATGTCACCCCGCGTGGCTCAGAACCACCCAAATCCTGTCCAGCCTGATGGACGGACGTATGATCACAACCACTATGGCATGGGAGTCACGACCGGGAGCCAACTCTCCCATTCTGACCAGATCCTATGCCCCCGACCTGACCATGCGAGGTCGGGACAATGGGACCTCGACCCGGAGAGCAGGTAGCATCGACCCGGAGAGCAGGCAGCCCACGATGGATAGCCATTCTCCCCGTACAATCGTACCATGACTTCCCCTGAAGAAACGGACGCTAAGACGGAGGCCACGACGACAACCAGCAAGCCCAAACCAAGTAGGGGAGCAGGTGAACAACCACCACTCCCATGGCATCCCCATGGCCGGCACAATACCTCCACCATACACCATGCCTTGGCGTAAGGAGTAAGCTCACGATGACCATACCCAGACGTGCTGACAAGACCGGTAGGCTTGTCGACCAAGCAAACTAGCTTCTCCCTCCTTCGGCTCCTGGCCACTCGGGCGGGGAGAACCCTACACCTCTGCATGTAACCTAGCCCCCACAGCTATATAAGGCGAGCCAGGCCTTCTTCCAAACAATAGATTTCCCCTTCCTCGAACTCTTCCTACTAGTAG
Proteins encoded in this region:
- the LOC136504424 gene encoding uncharacterized protein → MDDAANPTPPPSTSTAASAAAAAAQHQQLQRQLFLMQQAQSHPQQLSQQAMSRFPSNIDAHLRPLGPLRFQQPQQPQPQPSHSQGPSQSPSQATQQASPQQQQQAAAAAAAAAQAQAQAQAARVRSPEMEMALQDAMRVCNPDVKTPFQSIEDAVNRLLPYHVVADYEAEEDDRILDSDTTGQIPSRLQQWDHNILVKIAEFTTTFDKQVLAYNIMTKKRAIGEFRSEERLMLEQALLQEEKQAMLGLRAEIESREKAGREAAEVKMRMAMEHARAEAQAHSEMMNHGPIRASAVASQGDDGPSHDMVQEHGEDEWGNSERDDEDPSEDFLNDENEPENGNSDGQEDWRRSGELDLNSR